DNA from Ignavibacteriales bacterium:
AATTGATTCCCAGATGCAGTTTATGCGCGGGCCAATTGGATGGGTAATCAATATTGTTACCACTGTAATATTTGGTTCAATCTTTTTCTTTATAATAGTTGGGATATACTTTTTATGCGTAAAGTTATTCTTAAAAGGTGATGGAAATTATCAAAGTGCCTTGGTTGCAAGTGCTTTGCCAATGTATATCAGCGCCATTCAAATTATTATTACTGGAATTTTAACTTTTATGATGGGCAAAATTTTTATGGATACTAGTGTAACTGCCTTTACAGGAGTTGAGCGATCAACCATTTTGGGTTTTGTACTTGCTAAAATTGATCCATTTAGTATTTGGTCGTACACTGTATTAGGAATTGGCCTAGCAAAAATGTTCAAATCTAAAAATATATTGAATTATATAATTCTGGTTTTTACATTATGGATTATTGGTGGATTAATCTTTTTCTTCCTCGGTCAGGCTTTCCCATTTCTACGCAGTTTTACAGGCGGTTGATGATATTTAATTGGAGCGGTTTAACTGCCGCTCCAATAATTTTCACTTTTCGATTTCCCAATTCCAGGCACTGTAAAATAAACCAAGCGGAGAAAATTTTATATTTTTTATTCGCTTGTTGTATGCGATAATATTATCAGACCAAAATAGAATTGTTACTGGTTCATTATCTTTAAAAATATTACACGCATTTTTATAGATTGGAATCTTTTCTGATTCATCCTGTGATGGTTTTACTTCATTCAATAATCTTTCAAGTTCATAATTAGAAAAACTAGAAAAGTTCAACATTCCTTTGTCGGGATTTGAGCTCCAGTAATGATCTAACTTTAATGGTATTTCAATACTCCAGCCGGCAATCCAGGCATCATATCTTCTAGAAAGCAAGCCATCAACAAGTTCGTTTTTTTCAACTAATACTAATTGAGCATCAATCCCAATTTCTTTCAGGTTGTTTTTTATTATTGTTGCTGTAAATTCTCTTTTAGAATTTCCGGAAGCAGAATACATTTTAAATGAAAAAGCCTCACTATTTTTTTCGAGAATTCCATCGCCATTTAAATCTTTCCAACCTTCTTCCTCTAACATTTTTTTTGCATGTACTGGATTATATTCCAAGTTTCTTAAAGAATCATCTAAATAAGATTTAAATATTGGTGAAATTGGTGAATCATAAATTTCACCATACTTGCCAACAACGGTTTGAAATATTTCTTTTCGATTTATAGCAAGAGAAAGAGCTTTGCGTGTTTTTGCAGATGAAAAAAACTTATTAGGCTTATTTTGTTTATTTAATTTGGCTATGGGATCAATGTGATTCCATCCAACATAATCATAATTTCTCCCTTTGATAGAGCCGATATTGATCTTGCTGTTTTCAGTTAGTTCTTTAACTTTTTCAGATTTGATATCTTCTATTAAATCTATTTCACCACTTTTAAGTTGAGTGAGAAGTGAGTATTCATCCGGAATAATTTTAAAAATAATTTCTTGAACTTTATTCGGATCGAACAAATAACAACTGCTATCTGTCCACAAATGAATTTTTTGATCTCTTTCCCATTTATAAAGTTTAAATGGACCACTTGTAACCGGATTAAAATTAATTTCAGCCGTTTGAATATTTTCTCTTTTTAGATTACTATAAACATGCGCTGGTAATATTGCGTGATTTATATCTAACAAAGAAAAATTTAGATAGTCTTTAAAGAAAATAGTTAAGCTTGTTTCGGAATTTTTTCTAAATGTCTTTTTAAGATCAATATGCAAATCTTCTGACGCATAAAAATTCTCAAACAAACCGAATAACCTGCTGTTAACTTTTGGATCAGAATAAACATCAAAACTAAAAATTATGTCATCAATAGTAATGGGTTTACCATCAGACCATTTTGCATCCGTTCTAATATTTAGCGTAACAAAATTTGAGTCTTTATTAATCTCCCAACTTTCTGCAAGCATTGGTGTAAATTCTATTATACCCAATGAATCATTCCAGTTTTCATTTGCGGGTTTAAGAAAAAGTAAATCTAACAAATGTCCTTCCTGCAAATCAAAAGCGTAAAGCGGACTTATGGTTGCAACATCGGATTGTATGCCAACAACCACTACTTCTTTTTTCTTTTCGGATGATTGGGAGCAGGCCGTAAATACATTTAAATACAATAATGAAATTGTAAATAATGTTAAATAAAAGGTCGTTTTTAATCTATGAGTTGAAGTTAAATAAGATTTCATTTGCGTTTAATTATTTATAATTAACTTTTTAAAGTTACTATTGTTAATAGTTAAAAAGTAGATATTATATTTTTTTACAAAATGAATTATGATAGGCAAAGAGTTACATGAAAAATACAGTTAAATATGTAGAACATTATCTTCCAAATAATGTACATCTAACTGCTTTTTATTTTTTTTTGAATTCCTTTAAAATCTTTTCTGCAGATTTCAAATGAACTTCAGCTTCGGCTTTTCTATGTTCTTGCTTGAGTAAATTTCCAAGCTCCTGAGAACTTTCAGCTTTATTATATTTGTTTTCAAAATCATCATTTAACCTGATGCTGTTCTCAAATAACTCTTCAGAAAGTTCAAAGTTATTAAGGTTTGATTGAATTATTCCTTTAATTCTATAAATATCTGCAATAGATAAAGTGTCATTCAACTTACAAGCAACCTCCATCGCTTTATCGGTAAATGCATCCGCTAAAGGTAGGTTTTTAAGTTTTGTATAGATGAAAGCTTTACCAATGTAAGAAACTGCTGAGTTGGATTGATAATTATTTTCAATAGAAAGAGTAATAGAACTATTAAATTGTTCTAAAGCTAAATAGTATTCGCCCATCCTTGTGTAGAGCATTCCGATGTTATGATATACTCTTGCAATACGGCTTTTATCATTTAAACTTTTAAACTTTTCGATTGAATCTTTGTAATTCCAGATAGCTTTTTCATAATCTCCATAAATAGTGTAAATAATACCAAGGTTTGTTAAGATCATTGCCTGTGTTGAAAGATCATCACTTTCTTTAAGGATCACTAAAGCTGCTTCAAAATGAGTTAAAGCTTTTTTGAATTCTCCTTTTTCACCGTATATGGTGCCAAGCATATTTTCGCATTTTGCAAAACCTTTAAGGTAGTTTACACTTCTAAAACTTGAGTATGCTTCTTCAAGATAAAAATCACAGTCTTCCCATTGTGCTTGAGTCCAATAGATTTTTGATATAAGCAAATTTGCGTCACCATTAAAAATTCTAAAATCTTCATTAGCGCCAATTGCATTTTTAAGATCAGTTAAAATTTCTAACGCAAAAGCCTGATTACCAATCTTTATCATCAGTTGAGCAAGTTCTAATAATAAACTGTAGTATTTATCTTTTAATAAAAGTCTTTCAGAAAGCGTAATTATTTTATCAACAATAACCCTTTCATCAACACCATCAGGAAATTGATAATTAATGTGCCGCTGGTCTATTTCTGGAATATCAGCGTCAATCATTTCAAAGGAATTGGCATAAACTTTTACAGCCTTAATAAATTCATCAGCATCAGACTGTGAAAGAAAGTTTATCAGTACATCTTTAACGTGTGTGATAATTTTTTCTGTATTATTGTTCATTTTGAACCTCTACTGCATTTGATTGAACAGTTTCCAAACCTAACATTTTTTCAATCACTAAAATCTTATCCTTTACGTTTGTTTTTCTGTAATAATCAAGCGCCTGGTGTAAATAGTTATTTCCTAATTCGTGTTTACCTTCCTCTTTATAAATAGAGGCAAGTTCTGCAGAAGTTTCTGCAATGTTTAAACTATTGCGCTGTTTGGTATTAATCCGCAAGCTTATCATCAAGTAGGATTTTGCTGTTTGGGTATCATTAAGTTGTTTTGCAATCATTCCTCTAACTCGATATATATCAGCAATGGTAAGCTTATCATCAAGATTGTGGCTTATTGACAATGCTTTATCTGCAAATTCCTTTGCTATTCTTAGATCTTGATTTGCAATTAGAATTTGTGACTTTGCTAAATACAAAAGTGCAAGCGAACTCCAATATTGATTTTCGACAGCAATATCAATTCCTTTATCAAAAGCTGCTAGAGCGGATTTAGTATCATTATACTGTAAAAAATTTGTTCCGATGTTATGATATAACTCCGAAACTTTCTTTAAATCTTTTATCTCTTTATAGATGTTTAATGATATTTCCAGGTGCTCTACTGCTTCATCTGTATTACCAAGTATGCTGTTAACAATACCAAGGTTTGCCTCTATTTTAGCATTAAGCTCTTTTTCATCAGATTCATTGGCAAAAAACAAACTTTGATTAAAATATGTTTTTGCTCTTTCAATATCACCCATTTCACCGGAAATGGAACCTAACATGTTAAAGCAATTTGATATTCCAGCTTTATCGTTTGTTTCTTTGTAGATTGATTCAGCTTCTGTTACCAAAGAGATGCTACGAGTCCAATTAGCTTTACGGCTACTGATATCAGCCAATCCAATAAGGGATTTTGCCTTTAAACTTTTGTTTTTAGTTCTTCGGTTTATTTTATTAAAGATTTCTTGAGCTAAATAATACTTGCCTGCATCATTACAGATTTCGCCAAGTTTCAAGATAAATTCAAAATATTTATCAGATTCAAGTCTTTTTTCTGCAAATGTTATGGCTCTATCAATCTGCATTCGATTACAATTATCTTCTATTTTGATATTTAATTGCTTTTTGTACAAATCACTAATCTGCGCTGAAACTTTATCAGTTGAGGCTGAATGGTTAGTATCAAAAATCAATTTCTTATAATCATCTTCAGCAAAATAATCCCTCAAGAGATTTTTAATCTCACTATCATATGTATTTACTGAGTTTTGCATCTTTAATCTCTTGGTTAATTAGTTAACAAAACCATATCTAGAAAAATGATTTAATCTGGCATTTGTAACTTTAAGAGTTCCAGTTGCTGCATCCATAGTTATAGAATCATACACAACACCCGTTATTGAACCGTCTTGAGCAACGTAAACAAAATCCAAAGTATTCGAATTTATTCCAGTTAAATCTAACCCGGAGATAGTTAGAGTATATTTCACAGCAATATTAAACTGCATTGCAGGTCCAAACTCTAAAGAAGCTGTTTCAGTATTAAATGTTTGTGTGATGGTCTTTCCACCGCTAAATGAATTTGACGGAAAATTGAGCTGAGAGGTTAATGTAACTAAACCAGAAGTACCCTGATAATCAAATTGTTCATTAAAATATCCACCATTGTATCCGTTAATATATTTTGATTCGGTATAAATGGTTTCGATTGAGAGAGCACGTACTGGTCTTGGCAGTTCAATTAATTTTAACTGCTTGTTGTTCGCTGAATCATCCGGGGAGATAACATTTGCATCGGGGTTACATCCAAATAGCAACGCTATCATTATCAGGTTGATTGTTATGAACTTTTTCATTGTTGATCCTTTATCTGTTAGAGAATAAATTAATTTTTATAAACTTTTTCTTACGAATATATATCTTGAGAAATGCGGTAACTCTGCGTTTTTAACATAAATTTGTTTTGTATTCCACTTTATTTTACATTCATTTTTAAGAATAAATTCAATGGTACCATCATCAGCGCGGTAAACAAAATCTGAAGTTGAATTAGCATCAAATCCTAAGCTTGAAAGATTAATACCGGAAAAATTGAGATTGAGTTTTGCAGGAATATTAAATGCAATGGCAGGAGAAAACTTAATCGATCCACTTGATGGATCTGGACTAATGGCTATATTTTTTGTACCGCTAAAAGAGTTTGGTTCAAAAGTTATGTCTGCATTTATAGTAACTAAATTACCTTCCCAATCCGTAAAAACAGTATCTAAAGTAATGTGTCCACCGACAATTCCATCTATTTCTTTCTGGATAATAAAAACATCATCATAATCCAAAACATCCAGTCCAACTTCATGATGAAATTTAGGTGAATCTTGAGATACTTTTGTCGAATTTTCGGCGGGCAAAATTGAATCTACATTAGATTCGCAGCCAAGAGGTAATAAAAGCGTAATAATTAAGAAAAAATAATTCAAAGATTTCATTGGGTTCTTAAATGTTGTTAAACTTGTTCGAAATAGTTTAAGCTTAACACATCGCCACAAATGAAACTTTTTTCCCAAAAGCGAGTTAAGATTTTCACTAATTGTGCCATTTTATAAATATGGTAGTTAGTGGTAACAAATGCGTTTTCAGCCCGATTTCAGGCCGTATGAGTATTTCAAGTTGAAACAGTTCTATCTTTTGTATCAATAAGCAACAAGCCCCTAGTAAAGGCAGATTTGAGAAACAATCTCATGTTTTTGTAAATTGTTGTTGAAAGAATTTACAATCTAAACAGAAGCTAATTTTAAGTTAATGGAAATTTTAGACCAATTATCGATTGCCACATTTATAATAGATGAAACTGGTAAAATCATTTATCTAAACAAAGCTGCATGCAGTTTTATCGGCAATACTAAAGAAAAATGCTTATCCAAAGATTTTTTTACTTTTATTCAGGATAAAAACTCATTGCAATCAATTCTCAAAAATCCAGATCCAAAATCTTTACCTCAAACTATTGAGATCAGATTTAATAGAATAAATGGTAAGTCCTTTTATACAATTCTATCAATCAACAATTATTTAAATACGGAAACGCAGCAGAATCAGTTTATTATTTCGTTAGTGGATCTCACAAATCAAAAAATGCAAGTTGAGTTAATTAAAGAAAATCAGCTAAGATTTGAAAACATAGCAAACTCTGCCCCTGTTATGATTTGGATTACGGATGTAAATGGATTATTTAATTTTGTAAATCAAATTTGGTGCGATTTTACCGGAAGAACTATTGGTGATGAATTAGGTTTAAACTGGGTACAAGATATTCATCCCGAAGATTTAAAACTATTTATGGAAATTTATAGTCAAGCACTAGAAAATCGAACACCATTTTCTCATCAGTTTAGATTCAAAAGAAATGATGGGATATATAGATGGTTGATGATTAGCGGAATCCACAGATTTAA
Protein-coding regions in this window:
- a CDS encoding tetratricopeptide repeat protein, whose amino-acid sequence is MNNNTEKIITHVKDVLINFLSQSDADEFIKAVKVYANSFEMIDADIPEIDQRHINYQFPDGVDERVIVDKIITLSERLLLKDKYYSLLLELAQLMIKIGNQAFALEILTDLKNAIGANEDFRIFNGDANLLISKIYWTQAQWEDCDFYLEEAYSSFRSVNYLKGFAKCENMLGTIYGEKGEFKKALTHFEAALVILKESDDLSTQAMILTNLGIIYTIYGDYEKAIWNYKDSIEKFKSLNDKSRIARVYHNIGMLYTRMGEYYLALEQFNSSITLSIENNYQSNSAVSYIGKAFIYTKLKNLPLADAFTDKAMEVACKLNDTLSIADIYRIKGIIQSNLNNFELSEELFENSIRLNDDFENKYNKAESSQELGNLLKQEHRKAEAEVHLKSAEKILKEFKKK
- a CDS encoding DUF2225 domain-containing protein; translated protein: MQNSVNTYDSEIKNLLRDYFAEDDYKKLIFDTNHSASTDKVSAQISDLYKKQLNIKIEDNCNRMQIDRAITFAEKRLESDKYFEFILKLGEICNDAGKYYLAQEIFNKINRRTKNKSLKAKSLIGLADISSRKANWTRSISLVTEAESIYKETNDKAGISNCFNMLGSISGEMGDIERAKTYFNQSLFFANESDEKELNAKIEANLGIVNSILGNTDEAVEHLEISLNIYKEIKDLKKVSELYHNIGTNFLQYNDTKSALAAFDKGIDIAVENQYWSSLALLYLAKSQILIANQDLRIAKEFADKALSISHNLDDKLTIADIYRVRGMIAKQLNDTQTAKSYLMISLRINTKQRNSLNIAETSAELASIYKEEGKHELGNNYLHQALDYYRKTNVKDKILVIEKMLGLETVQSNAVEVQNEQ